CCTTCATATCCCGATAAAATGCCCATGCCTCAGAATCGTTTTGTGTTGCCATTTCTACCTTTCCATGCAGCGTGTTAATCAAAACGTATACATGTCATGCTTATCCATGTGTCTCAGCCAATTATAAGTTCAGTACAGCCAATTCATCATTTATATCCTCCTTGTGGGAGAGGAGGGCTATTAATCCATCTCTGTCCCAGTATTTTCGTACTGTGCAGCATGTGGACATCAACCTAAGTTGACATGATATAATACATTTGTTAATAATTATCATTTATTTGAAAGGGGATAAACATGAATAACATAAAGAAGGAAAATCAAAATATTAATAAATGGCTTTCTATTATTTGTCTTATATTAATACCTCTCTCTGTTGGCATCGGAATTGTATTCGATATTTATCGAGATCCAATACAAATTCTGCTTATGGCGTTAGGTTTTATAAGTTTATCTTGGATAAATTGGTCAAAGTATAAAGAGAAATCTAAGCTGTAAATACTTTTGCTTCATAGTATGCGTCTACTGCGTCATAAACTTTGGGTGAGGAGTGCTGTAACCTCCTCTATCCATTAATGTCATGTATCTTCGTACTGCGCAGTAAATAACTTCAAATAAGTTCTTTTTTTTAGTTTTAGTTTGTTATAATAAAACAATAACTATTAATGAGGTGCTATCTTGCAATATATTTTTTTAATACCATTGGCATTTGTTTGGGCGATTCCCTTGGTTTTACTGTTAAAAAGAGATTATCTTACTAAAAACAAGGTTTCAGATAAAAATGCTAGCATAGAGAAAAAATTAGACAGAATAATAGAATTGCTTGAAAAAGATAAGGGTGCATAATCACTTTTATCTTTTTTTATGTCGCAGTATGCGTCTACTGTGCCTTTGGGAGAGGAGGGATACTCCTACTCCCTTAATGATCTGGTGCGGCCCCCGCGTTGCTGGGTTTATGCTGTCGGATGATGGCC
This genomic stretch from Paenibacillus sp. FSL H7-0737 harbors:
- a CDS encoding DUF4083 family protein, encoding MQYIFLIPLAFVWAIPLVLLLKRDYLTKNKVSDKNASIEKKLDRIIELLEKDKGA